From Meles meles chromosome 5, mMelMel3.1 paternal haplotype, whole genome shotgun sequence, one genomic window encodes:
- the LOC123942605 gene encoding 60S ribosomal protein L10-like: MRGAFGKPQGIVARVHIGQVIMSIRTKLQNKEHVIEALHRAKFKFPGRQMTHISKKWGFTKFNADEFEDMVTEKRLIPDDCGVKYIPNRGPLDKWRALHS, encoded by the coding sequence ATGCGGGGTGCCTTTGGAAAGCCCCAGGGCATAGTAGCCAGAGTGCACATTGGCCAAGTCATCATGTCCATCCGTACCAAGCTGCAGAACAAGGAGCATGTGATTGAGGCCCTGCACAGGGCCAAGTTCAAGTTCCCTGGCCGCCAGATGACCCACATTTCCAAGAAGTGGGGCTTTACTAAGTTCAATGCAGATGAATTCGAAGACATGGTGACTGAAAAGCGGCTTATCCCAGATGACTGTGGGGTCAAATACATCCCTAACCGTGGTCCCTTGGACAAAtggagggctctgcactcatgA